From Danio aesculapii chromosome 18, fDanAes4.1, whole genome shotgun sequence, a single genomic window includes:
- the slc28a1 gene encoding sodium/nucleoside cotransporter 1, which translates to MTDKEALQLTDVSYGNEQGVDNPVFVKEDTLPDDLSDSDKESEKDSKSEKESSSCMSKACLPITVTETFFKTHSKIIKYIVLAILAAGYLAYFIYACYLSFQRALALVVLTCLGVFILVCELVFRYKGDSIKRCFKPVQRCFRSNMKWMKWVFIVIVVGLLVAWLAVDTRKRPEQLISFGGVCLFIVAIFLFSAHRTAVRWSTVFWGLGLQFAIGLFVIRTEPGLVAFEWLGKQVQIFLDYTKAGSGFVFGDLIDNIFAFQALPIVVFFSSVMSVLYYLGVMQWVITKISWVMQVTMGTSSTETLSVAGNIFVGQTEAPLLIRPYLKDMTKSEIHAVMTGGFATIAGSVMGAFISFGIDASSLISASVMAAPCALAISKLSYPETEKSKFTSKSQIKVDSGGEQNVLEAVSGGASASIGLVANIAANLIAFLAILGFINATLRWLGGMVGYPDVTFELICSFVFMPVAFMMGIPYDESFRVAELIGTKLFLNEFIAYEKLSELKNNRLNGILDDNGDPNWISVRSEIICTYALCGFANFSSLGIVIGGLSSICPQKKGVISSLVLRALFTGTCVSLINACIAGILFVPPLDCVGLLQNAVFEPTTANLETCCYDLFKSTVNNGTVSFEGSWSVVTNATIYFENCCGVYNATVCM; encoded by the exons ATGA CGGACAAAGAAGCTTTGCAGTTGACGGACGTCTCGTATGGGAACGAACAAGGTGTGGATAATCCAGTCTTTGTGAAG GAGGATACATTACCAGATGACCTGAGTGACAGTGACAAGGAGTCAGAGAAGGATTCAAAGTCAGAGAAGGAGTCAAGCTCATGCATGAG CAAAGCATGTCTACCCATCACAGTTACAGAGACCTTCTTCAAGACTCACtccaaaataatcaaatatattgtGTTGGCAATCCTTGCTGCAG GTTATCTGGCATACTTCATTTATGCCTGTTATTTAAGCTTCCAGAGGGCTCTTGCATTGGTGGTCCTCACTTGTCTGGGGGTTTTCATCCTTGTGTGCGAATTAGTGTTTCGGTACAAGGGTGACAGCATCAAGAGGTGTTTCAAGCCTGTGCAGAGATGTTTTAGATCCAATATGAAATGGATGAAATG GGTGTTCATAGTAATTGTGGTGGGTCTGTTGGTGGCATGGCTGGCAGTCGACACACGAAAGCGCCCAGAGCAGCTCATCTCTTTTGGTGGCGTTTGTCTGTTCATTGTTGCCATATTTCTCTTCTCTGCACACAGAACTGCA GTGAGATGGAGCACTGTCTTCTGGGGTCTTGGTTTACAGTTTGCCATTGGTCTGTTTGTTATTAGGACAGAGCCTGGTCTCGTAGCATTCGAATGGCTCGGAAAGCAAGTTCAG atttttctggACTACACAAAAGCTGGTTCCGGGTTTGTGTTTGGAGACCTCATTGACAACATATTTGCGTTCCAG GCTCTGCCTATAGTGGTGTTCTTCAGCAGTGTAATGTCAGTTCTGTACTACCTAGGGGTAATGCAGTGGGTCATCACAAAG ATCTCTTGGGTAATGCAAGTAACAATGGGAACGTCTTCCACAGAGACTCTCAGTGTAGCAGGAAACATCTTTGTTGGCCAG ACAGAGGCTCCTCTTCTGATCCGTCCCTATCTGAAGGACATGACCAAGTCTGAGATTCATGCTGTAATGACTGGTGGATTTGCTACCATTGCTGGAAGTGTAATGGGTGCTTTCATCTCATTCGGG ATTGATGCCTCGTCTCTGATTTCTGCTTCAGTGATGGCTGCTCCATGTGCTTTAGCCATCTCCAAGCTGTCCTACCCTGAAACGGAAAAGAGCAAGTTCACATCTAAAAGTCAGATTAAAGTGGACAGTGG AGGTGAGCAGAACGTGTTGGAAGCTGTTAGCGGCGGTGCGTCTGCTTCTATAGGGCTTGTGGCCAACATTGCTGCTAACCTGATTGCTTTTCTTGCCATCTTGGGCTTCATTAATGCTACTCTCAGATGGTTGGGGGGCATGGTGGGATACCCAGATGTCACATTTGAG CTGATCTGCTCTTTTGTCTTCATGCCGGTGGCCTTCATGATGGGAATTCCATACGATGAGTCTTTCAGAGTGGCTGAACTCATCGGCACTAAACTCTTCCTCAATGAGTTTATAGCCTACGAGAAGCTGTCAGAGCTCAAAAACAACAGGCTTAACGGCATTTTAGATGACAACGGAGATCCAAATTGGATTTCA GTTCGATCAGAAATTATCTGCACTTATGCCCTGTGTGGCTTTGCTAATTTCAGCTCTCTTGGGATTGTGATTGGAGGCCTGT CCTCTATTTGTCCACAAAAGAAGGGCGTAATTTCTTCTTTAGTGCTCAGAGCCTTGTTCACAGGCACATGTGTTTCTCTGATTAATGCCTGTATTGCAG GTATCCTTTTTGTACCTCCACTAGACTGTGTGGGTCTGCTTCAAAATGCAGTCTTCGAACCTACTACAGCAAACCTTGAAACTTGCTGTTATGATCTTTTTAAAAG cacTGTCAACAATGGAACGGTTTCATTTGAGGGGTCCTGGAGTGTAGTGACAAACGCTAcaatttattttgaaaactgttgTGGTGTCTATAATGCAACTGTGTGCATGTAG
- the ch25hl1.1 gene encoding cholesterol 25-hydroxylase-like protein 1, member 1, with the protein MWNISKVVFQLPTSSASDHLLQPLWDYLLLRHYTLISSPFFPVLLAFSSYVIFSVPFAVLDVLGEKAPLFEYKIQKERRPTVGMMVRTLGTAVYNHLVFVLPAVLITNMVMPAPPLPTVAPTVWEMFSGGLGALLVFDTQYFLWHMVHHKNPHLYRWVHAIHHDYMSPFSWSTQHLSAVELMTVGFWSNIDPILLKCHPLTVWTLTVFSIWMSVEDHIGYDLPFSPGHLVPFGLLGGAMAHDMHHQKPSSNFAPFFSHWDKIFGTAITVKLTQKSEKEKQLA; encoded by the coding sequence ATGTGGAACATCAGTAAAGTGGTTTTCCAGCTCCCGACCTCCAGCGCTTCAGATCACCTCCTCCAGCCCCTGTGGGACTACCTGCTGCTCCGTCACTACACTCTCATCTCCTCGCCGTTCTTTCCAGTACTGCTCGCTTTCTCCAGCTATGTCATCTTCAGTGTCCCCTTCGCTGTGCTGGATGTCCTGGGAGAAAAAGCTCCTCTGTTTGAGTACAAGATCCAAAAGGAGCGGCGTCCCACTGTCGGGATGATGGTGAGGACTCTCGGGACGGCGGTCTACAACCATCTGGTCTTCGTTCTTCCAGCCGTGTTGATCACCAACATGGTGATGCCTGCGCCTCCTCTTCCCACTGTTGCTCCGACAGTATGGGAGATGTTTTCTGGAGGTTTGGGAGCTTTGCTCGTCTTCGACACCCAGTACTTCCTCTGGCACATGGTGCACCACAAAAACCCGCACTTATACAGGTGGGTCCATGCCATCCATCACGATTACATGTCTCCGTTCTCCTGGTCCACCCAGCACCTCAGCGCTGTAGAGCTCATGACGGTGGGCTTCTGGAGCAACATCGACCCCATCCTGCTGAAGTGCCATCCTCTGACCGTCTGGACCCTCACCGTTTTCAGCATCTGGATGTCTGTGGAAGACCACATCGGCTATGACCTGCCTTTTTCCCCCGGGCATCTGGTTCCATTCGGGCTTCTTGGAGGAGCGATGGCACATGACATGCACCATCAGAAACCCAGCAGCAACTTTGCACCTTTCTTCAGTCACTGGGACAAAATTTTCGGCACTGCGATCACTGTGAAACTGACTCAGAAAAGCGAGAAAGAGAAGCAGTTGGCTTGA